Genomic DNA from Mesorhizobium sp. 131-2-1:
TCCAACGCGGGTCCATGCCGAGGAGCCGATCATGAAAACGATGCTGAACACCATTTCCGAACTCTACGGCGCCGTGCGGCTGGATGTCCTCCAGCCGGCGGCCGGAGAACGCCTCTTCCCGCAAAGCGGCCTGTTCACAGCCTGGAGCGAGCGGGCGCGGTTTCGCGAAGACCTGGCGCTCAAGGCCAGGGACACGCCGCATCTCATCGGCGACATCGGCCTGACCATGGCCGATGTGCGGGCGGAACTCGCCAAGCCGTTCTGGCGCCGATGAGGAGCTGCGGCACTCGCACAGGGGTACAAGCTCGCTACGGTCTGCAATCTTGGGAGGTTTCCATGCGACGTGTTTCCATAGTGCTGGCATGCGCGATACTGGGTTCGTCCGCCTCATCGCCGTCATTCGCAAGCGGCTGCAGGCAGTTGCTGGAATCGGATGTGAAGATCGCCAGCATGCGTCTTTATGCCGACATCCTGGCCAATGCCGCACGCAATGGCTGGGACTACGCACCCGATGCGATCGTCAGCGGCTCGAAGCGGCATTTCGACGAGATGAAGCAGCAGTTGACCGCCGTCGGCTATGAGATCGTCCCCGTCGGCGCCCGTCCGCACTGTCCCCGCTTCGACGCGCTGGCGAGCGAATAGCAACCAAAAGGCCGGGGTCGCCAGGCGGCGGCGTCGAGAGCCGATTTCAGCAAAATATC
This window encodes:
- a CDS encoding DUF1127 domain-containing protein, producing the protein MKTMLNTISELYGAVRLDVLQPAAGERLFPQSGLFTAWSERARFREDLALKARDTPHLIGDIGLTMADVRAELAKPFWRR